The following are encoded in a window of Hemitrygon akajei unplaced genomic scaffold, sHemAka1.3 Scf000050, whole genome shotgun sequence genomic DNA:
- the LOC140721142 gene encoding uncharacterized protein produces MAHQRVHTGERPFTCSDCGKGFTCSSKLKLHQRVHTGEKPFTCSDCGKGFSWSSHLKVHQRVHTGERPFTCSDCGKGFTMSSNLKIHQRVHTGERPFTCSDCGKGFTCSSTLKAHQRVHTGERPFTCSDCGKGFTCSSELKVHQRVHTRERPFICSDCGKGFTQSAKLKIHQRVHTGERPFICSDCGKEFTCSSELKVHQRVHTGEWPFTCSYCGKGFNWSSELKAHQRFHTGERPFTCSDCGKGFTMSSNLKIHQRVHTGERPFTCSVCGRGFTCSSNLMAHQRVHTVERPFTCLDCGKGFTRSSELKLHQQVHTGERPFACSDCGKGFTLSSQLLSHQSVHTGEWPFTCSDCGKGFTQSVQLKVHQRVHTGERPFTCSVCGKGFNWSSHLQRHQSAHTGKWPFTCSVCGKGFTWSSKLSRHQQIHTGERPFTCSVCGKGFTESSELKVHQRVHTGERPFTCSVCGKGFIRSSTLKVHQRNHTGERPFTCSDCGKGFTRSSTLQTHRSVHTRERRITCSDCGKGFTSSSQLERHQQVHTG; encoded by the coding sequence atggctcaccagcgagttcacaccggtgagaggccgttcacctgctcggactgtgggaaaggattcacttgctcatctaaactgaaattacatcagcgtgttcacactggggagaagccgttcacctgctcagactgtgggaagggattcagctgGTCATCtcacctgaaggtacatcagcgagttcacactggagagaggccgttcacctgctcagactgtgggaagggattcactatgtCATCTAatctgaagatacatcagagagttcatactggagagaggccgttcacctgctcagactgtgggaagggatttacttgttcatccacactaaaggcacaccagcgagttcacactggggagcggccattcacctgctcggactgtgggaaaggattcacttgctcatccgaactgaaggtccatcagcgagttcacactagagaaaggccattcatctgctcagactgtgggaagggattcactcagtcagcaaAGCTAAAgattcaccagcgagttcacactggggagaggccattcatttgctcggactgtgggaaggaattcacttgctcatccgaaCTGAaggttcatcagcgagttcacaccggggagtggccgttcacctgttcatactgtgggaagggattcaactGGTCTTCTGAATTGAAAGCACATCAGAgatttcacactggagagaggccatttacctgctcagactgtgggaagggattcactatgtCATCTAatctgaagatacatcagagagttcatactggagaaaggccattcacttgctcagtctgtgggagggGATTTACTTGCTCATccaacctaatggctcaccagcgagttcacactgtggagcggccgttcacctgcttagactgtgggaagggattcactcgctcatccgaactgaagttacatcagcaagttcacactggggagcggccgtttgcctgctcagactgtgggaagggattcacactgtcATCCCAGCTACTgagtcaccagtcagttcatactggggagtggccattcacctgctcggactgtgggaagggattcactcagtcagttcaactgaaggtacatcagcgagttcacaccggggagaggccattcacctgctctgtctgtgggaagggattcaattggTCATCTcacctgcagagacaccagtcagcccACACAGGGaaatggccattcacctgctcagtctgtgggaagggattcacttggtcatctaaaCTGAGTagacatcagcaaattcacactggagagaggccattcacttgctctgtctgtgggaagggattcactgagtcatccgaactgaaggtacatcagcgagttcacactggggagaggccgttcacctgctcagtgtgtgggaagggattcattcggtcatctacactgaaagtacatcagcgaaatcacactggggagaggccgttcacctgctcagactgtgggaagggattcactcggtcatccaccctacaaaCACACCGTtcagttcacactagggagaggcgaatcacctgttcagactgtgggaagggattcacttcgtcatctcaactggagagacaccagcaagttcacactggatag